The genomic interval CGATGTGCTGGCGCTGGGCATGCTCAGTGCCTTGCGCCGCTGCTTCGACCTGCTGCAGCGCCACCGGGGCCGGCAATTGACGCTGGCAAGCATCCCGGGGGAGGACCCAGCCACCTACGCGATGATCAGCCGAGCCGAAACCATGGGCGTGTTCCAGATCGAATCTCGGGCGCAGATGGCCATGTTGCCGCGGCTCAAGCCCGTCACGTTCTACGATCTGGTCATCGAGGTGGCCATCGTGCGCCCCGGGCCGATTCAGGGTGACATGGTCCACCCGTATTTGCGCCGGCGCCTGAAGCAGGAGCCCGTGACATACCCCTCGCCTAAATTGCAGGAAGTGTTCGAGCGCACCCTGGGTGTGCCGTTGTTTCAGGAACAGGTGATGGAGCTGGCGATGGTGGCTGCCGATTACAGCCCGGGCGAGGCCGACCAGCTACGCCGCAGCATGGCGGCCTGGAAGCGCCACGGCGGGCTGGAGCCGCACCGCGAACGGCTGATTCAAGGCATGTTGCGCAATGGTTACGAACGGTCGTTTGCCGAGCGCATCTTCGAGCAGATCAAGGGGTTTGGCAGCTATGGCTTCCCCGAGTCCCACGCGGCCAGTTTCGCCTTGCTGTGTTACGCGAGCAGCTGGCTCAAATGCCATGAGCCGGCCATTTTCACCTGCGCGCTGGTCAACAGCTGGCCGATGGGCTTTTACAGCCCTGACCAACTGCTGCAGGACGCCCGGCGCCAGGGCGTCGAGGTGCGGCCGGTGGATGTGTTTCACAGCGAATGGGATTGCACGCTTGAACCGGTGGGTGAACACGCGCTGGCCATACGCTTGGGGCTGCGGCAGGTCCGTGGTTTTGCCGAAGCTGACGCCCGGCGTCTGGAGCAGGCGAGGGCGCAACGGCCTTGGCGCGATGTTGAAGACTTGTGCCTGCGTGCAGGGCTCGACCACCGCGCCCGTGCCCGTCTGGCTGATGCCGGGGCCCTGAGGGCTTTGGCGCGTGACCGTCATCAGGCGCGTTGGCAGGTGGCGGCGGTGCAGCCACAGTTGCCCTTGTTCGCAGAGGTCGAAGCGTTACCTGAGGTCGTGGTTGCGTTGCCTGCACCGACTGTCGGCGAGGACCTGGTTGCCGACTACCAGACCCTGGGCACCACGCTTGGGCCCCACCCGTTGCGGCTGCTGCGCCCTCGTTTGCGAGCGTTGGGTTGCCGCAGTTCGCACGAGCTGTCAGCTGTCGAGCATGGCGACAACATTGCCGTGGCCGGGCTGGTGGTGGGCAGGCAACGCCCGCAGACGGCCAGCGGGGTGACGTTCGTGACGCTGGAGGATGAGTACGGCATGGTCAACGTGGTGGTCTGGCGTGACTTGGCCGAGCGGCAGAGGCGGGCGTTGGTGGGGGCGCAATTGCTCAAGGTGAGCGGGCGGCTGGAGCAGGAGAACGGGGTGCGTCACCTGATTGCGCGGCGGCTGGAGGATATCAGCACCTTGCTGCAGGGGCTGGATGTGCGCAGCCGCGATTTTCATTAGCCTGCCAGCGTTGCCTGTTGCGTTGACCGTTGTAGGAGCAGCCTTGCGCTGCGAAGAGGCCGGTGACAACTTCAGCAGATCTTCTCTGGTATCGCCGGCCTCTTCGCAGCGCAAGGCTGCTCCTACAAGGGTTAGGCAAGGGCTTCAGACCATCGCCAAGCGTTGCTTGCGGGTCGGTACTGGGAATGCTCGGTCAATCGCCCGCAGGTCTTCGCTGCTCAGGGTCAGCAAGCCGGCCGCCGCATTCAGTCGCACATGCTCTGGGTTTACCGCCTTGGGAATGGCAATCACCCCCTCATCACGGGTCACCCAGGCCAGGCTGACCTGGGCCGGTGTCGCACCGTGGCGCTCGGCGATCTCGGCCAGCACAGGGTGCTGCAACAACTGCCCGGCCTGGGCCAATGGGCAATACGCCATGGTCGGCAAGGCGCGTTTCTGGCTCCACGGCAGCAGGTCGAATTCGATGCCGCGTTGCACCGGGTTGTACAGCACTTGGTTAGTGGCGCAATCGGGGTTGTGCAGTTCGCGCAAGTCATCGACATCGAAATTGGACACCCCCCAACGCTTGATCTTGCCTTGTTCGCGCAACCGCTCGAACGCTTCGACGGTTTCCTCCAGCGGATGCTGGCCACGCCAGTGCAGCAGGTACAGGTCGATGCAGTCAGTGCCTAGGCGTTTTAGGCTACGCTCGCAGGCGGCAGGCACGCCGCGCTGGCTGGCATTGTGCGGGTAGACCTTGCTGACCAGAAACACCTGGTCGCGGCGCCCGGCGATGGCGTGGCCAACTACTTGCTCTGCGCCGCCCTCGGCATACATTTCAGCCGTATCGATCAGGCTCAGGCCCAGCTCGATACCTTGTTGCAGGGCTGCCACTTCAGCGGCCCGGCGGCCAGGGTCTTCACCCATGTACCACGTGCCCTGGCCAATGGCCGGCACCTTCGAACCTGCCAGTTTCACGTATCGCATGTCACCTCCGGGATCTGGGTATGGGAAAGCAGTACCTCGAGCAGCGCCTGCGCTGCGGTGGACAGTTTGTGCTCACTGAGCGCGATGACACCCATGCGCCGCTCCACGGCGGGCTCGACCAGCGGCACGCAGCGGGCACCGAGCTCCTGCATCTGGTTGATACACAGCGCCGGCACCGCGCTGACGCCCAGGCCGCTGGCAACCATGCGGCCAACGGTCGACAGTTGATGGCTCTCGAATGCCACCGCCAACTTGCCATGGCTGGCCGCGACGTTCTGTTCCATCAACAGACGAACCGCCGACGGGCGCTGCAACGCGATGAAGTCTTCGGCCAGCAGTTGCGCCCAACTGACCTGGGGCAGCCCGGCCAGTGGCGAGTCGGCGGGCACCACGGCGACGAAGCGGTCCATGTACAGGGGGTAGAAGTCCAGGCCATCGGTGTTGTCCGGTTCGAAGCCGATGCCCAGTTCGACGCGACGGTGGCGCACCAGTTCCTGTACTTGCTCGTTGATCACGTCATGCACGGTGACGTTGACTTTCGGGTAGCGCTGGCGAAACACCTTGAGGGTGTGCGGCAGCAGGTTACCGGCGAAGGCCGGTATGGCCGCCACCGAAACACGCCCCAGTTGCAGGGTGAAACGCTGGCGCAGCATTTCTTCGGTGTCGTCCCAGTCGGCCAGCAGGCGCCGGGCCAGCGGCAGCAGTACCTCACCTTCGGCAGTCAGGCTGACACTGCGGGTGGTGCGGCTGAGCAGGGCGCCGCCGAGGTTTTCCTCAAGCGCCTTGATGGTCAGGCTCAACGCCGGTTGCGATACATGCAGGTGTTCACCGGCCTGGGCGAAGCTCTGGTACTTGGCCACGGCGACGAAGGCGCGGAGTTGCTTGACGTTCATGACGGCCCTGATCGTTGTTTTGAAAAAGTTATCAATCGATGATGAAAACAAAATTAACAAATCAGTCGACTAAGGTGAAGATGGGGGCACACGCTCACCGACAGCCTCGTCGGTTCAACAACTACAAAAGGCGGATCAACATGGCCGGACTGGACAAGCGCGTAGCAACGTATGAAGAGGCCCTCGACGGCCTGACCGACAACATGACGGTATTGGCCGGTGGTTTTGGCCTGTGTGGCATCCCGGAAAACCTCATCAACGAGATCAAGCGCCGTGGCGTCAAGGGCCTGACCGTGGTGTCGAACAACTGCGGTGTCGACGGTTTCGGCCTCGGCGTATTGCTGCAAGACCGGCAGATTCGCAAGATGATCGCCTCCTATGTCGGCGAAAACGCCGAATTCGAACGCCAACTGCTCAGTGGTGAGCTGGAAGTCGAACTGACCCCACAAGGTACCCTCGCCGAAAAAATGCGCGCCGGTGGTGCTGGCATCCCGGCGTTCTACACCGCCACGGGCTACGGCACCCCGGTCGCCGATGGCAAAGAGGTGCGTGAATTCAAGGGCCGCCACTACATTCTCGAAGAGTCCATCACAGGCGACTTTGCCATCGTCAAGGGCTGGAAGGCCGACCACTACGGCAACGTGGTGTACCGCAACACCGCGCAAAACTTCAACCCGCTGGCGGCCACGGCCGGCAAGATCACCGTGGTCGAAGTGGAAGAGATCGTCGAGCCGGGCGTGCTGCTGCCCAGTGAGATTCACACCCCGGGTATTTTCGTTGACCGCGTGATTGTTGGCACCTTCGAAAAGCGTATCGAAAAGCGCACCGTCAAGGCCTGAGCGCCATCCTTCAGAACAACAAAGAGATCCTGACCATGGCACTGACCCGCGAACAGATGGCGCAACGCGTCGCCCGTGAACTGAAGGACGGCTACTACGTCAACCTCGGCATCGGCATCCCGACCTTGGTGGCCAACTACGTACCCGCTGACATGGATGTGATGTTGCAGTCGGAAAACGGCTTGCTCGGCATGGGCGAATTCCCCACCGAGAGCACGATCGATGCCGACATGATCAACGCCGGCAAGCAAACCGTCACCGCTCGCCGTGGCGCGTCGATCTTCGATTCGGCGCAATCGTTCGCCATGATCCGCGGTGGCCACGTCGACCTCACCGTGCTCGGCGCCTTCGAAGTGGATGTGCAAGGCAACATCGCGTCGTGGATGATCCCCGGCAAGTTGGTCAAGGGCATGGGCGGTGCCATGGACCTGGTGGCCGGTGCCGACAATATCATCGTGACCATGACCCACGCGTCCAAGGACGGTGAGTCCAAGCTGCTGCCGCGCTGCAGCCTACCGCTGACCGGTGCCGGTTGCATCCGCAAGGTGCTGACCGACCTGGCCTACCTGGAAATCGACAATGGCGCCTTTATCCTGCGCGAGACTGCGCCGGGGGTGAGCGTTGAAGAAATCATCGAGAAGACCGCCGGCAAGCTGATCGTGCCGGATGATGTGAAAGAAATGACCTTCTAACCCGCAAGCGGGTCATTCAACCTGTAGGGGCAGCACAAGGCTGCGCCTACAGGTTTTTTGCGTTGCTGTAGAAATGTCCGATAAAACCAATAAAAGGAAGTTGATCGTGGCCGCTGAAATCCAAGACAGCCGCTCCGCCCGCTTTGCCCTGCGCTGCTCCAACTGGGCCGAACGCTGGTTCCCTGATTCCTGGGTATTCGCTGCCCTGGCCGTCGTACTGGTGTGCGTGGGGGCCCTTGCCATGGGCGCCAAACCGACCGACACCGCCAAGGCCTTTGGTGATGGCTTCTGGAGCCTGATCCCGTTCACCATGCAGATGGCATTCGTGGTCATCGGCGGCTACGTGGTGGCCAGCTCACCGCCTGCCGCGCGGCTGATCGACCGTTTGGCACGCATTCCCAAGAACGGCCGCTCGGCCGTGTGCTGGGTGGCGCTGATCTCGATGCTGGCCTCGTTGCTCAACTGGGGCCTGTCGCTGGTGTTCGGTGGCTTGCTGGTGCGCGCCCTGGCTCGGCGCAGCGACCTGAACATGGATTACCGTGCAGCCGGTGCTGCGGCTTACCTGGGCCTTGGCGCGGTATGGGCATTGGGCCTGTCGTCTTCGGCGGCGCAATTGCAGGCCAACCCGGCCAGTTTGCCACCGTCGATTCTGTCGATCACCGGGGTGATTCCGTTCACCGAGACCATCTTCCTCTGGCAGTCCGGCGTCCTGCTGGCGGCGTTGGTGATCGTGTCGCTGGTGGTGGCTTATGCCACCGCACCAGGCCCTAGCAGTGCCCGTACCGCGCAACAATGCGGTGTCGACCCAAGCTTTACCGCGCCGCCACCGGCCCAGCGCAGCCGGCCCGGTGAGTGGCTGGAGTACAGCCCCATCCTGACCTTGCTGCTGGTAGCCCTGGCCGGTGGCTGGCTGTATCAGGAGTTCGCCACCAAGCCCGCCATCACGGCCATCTCCGGGCTGAACACCTATAACTTCCTGTTCATCATGCTGGGTGCCCTGTTGCACTGGCGCCCGCGCAGCTTCCTCGATGCGGTGGCCCGCGCGGTGCCGACCACCACCGGGGTGCTGATCCAGTTCCCGCTGTATGGCTCGATTGCGGCGGTCCTCACCCAGGTCAAAGGGGTGGACGAACAGACGCTGGCCCATCACATCTCCACCTTCTTCGTGCAGATCGCCTCCCACGACACCTACGCGGTGCTGATGGGGGTGTACTCGGCTGTGCTCGGCTTCTTCATCCCTTCGGGCGGTGGCAAGTGGATCATCGAGGCGCCCTACGTGATGCTGGTGGCCAATGACTTGCAATACCACCTGGGCTGGGCGGTGCAGATCTACAACGCCGCCGAGGCGCTGCCAAACCTGATCAACCCGTTTTACATGCTGCCGTTGTTGGGGGTACTGGGCCTCAAGGCGCGCGACCTGATCGGCTTCTCGTTCGTGCAGTTGCTGGTGCATGCGCCCCTGGTGCTGGTGCTGCTGTGGGCACTGGGCACGACCTTGCAGTACGTGCCGCCCGTGATGCCGTGAGAATTTGCCCGGTCAAGGCCAGCATTTCGCGCGCACTCCACGTATCATCGGTGTGCGCGAGCCTTGCATCTGCCTTCGCCTGGGAAACTGCTTCACATGTCGATCCGATTGAAACTGCTGAGAAAGAAACTGGGTATCACCCTGGAAGTGCTGGCCGACAAGACCGGCATGACCAAAAGCTACCTGTCCAAAGTCGAGCGCGGCTTGAACACGCCGTCGATCGCTGCCGCGCTGAAACTGGCGCGGGCGCTGAACGTCAATGTCGAAGAGCTGTTCGCTGAAGAACACGCCGCGCAGAGCCGTTACAGCCTGGTGCGCCACGCTGAACGCCAGGCGCTGGTGGGCGACGGCGAAGGGCCAGGCTATGCGGCGCTGACCAGCCAGGTAGGGCAGCGCAGCCTGCTGCCGTTTCTGATTCAGCCGCCCACCGAGTTCAGTGACCCGACGTTCAAGGAACACCAGGGCGAGGAGTTTCTGTTCGTCCATGCCGGGCAGGTTGAGGTCGATTTCATGAACGAACGGGTGCTGCTGGAGCAGGGCGACGCCTTGCATTTCAACGCCCAGACACCTCACCGCTTGCGTTCAGTCGGGCCGCGCCCGGCGCAGTTGCTGGTGGTGGTACACGACAACGGCGAATGAGGGCAGGGCGATGATCGAGGTGTCGCGGTTCTGGCGCGATCCAGCATTGCCCTTCGTCGAGGCTCGGCGGGTCGGGGACGGGCGCCAGGTGTGTTATGCCGCCCATTCCCATGAGAGCTTTTCCATCGGCGCCATCACCGGTGGGCGCAGCACCTACCTGAGCGCTGACAGCCGGATCGAAGTCAGCGCGGGCACCACGGTGCTGATGAACCCAGGGGTGGTGCACACCTGCAACCCCATCGAGGGCGAGGCCTGGTCCTACCTGATGCTGTTCGTTGACGTAGCGTGGTTGCAGAGGCTCGGCTTCCAGTTGCCGGCGCAGGTTGCCAGTACCTCGCCGGCCCTCTACAGCGCCTTGCTGCAGGTGTTTGCCGACCTGTTCGACGAAAACCTGGGTGATCGCGAAGCCCGGCTTGCGGCGTTCTTCCAGAGGCTGTCGAGCGCGCTGGGTGGCGAGCCTGGGGCACCCAAGCCGGATCATCCTCGGCTGGAAGCCGCCGCGGCCTTCATCCGCGCACACCGTACCGACCCGCTAGACCTTGAAGACATCTGCCAAGCCTGCGGCTTGTCCCGCGCCTACCTGATCCGCGCGTTTCGCCAGCGTTTTGGGCTAACGCCCCACGACTACCTGCTTGACCAGCGTGTGCAGTGCGCGCGCGCGCAACTGCGCCAGGGCAGTTCGATTGCCGACGCGGCCCTGGCAGCAGGCTTCGCCGACCAGGCGCACCTGCAGCGTGCCTTCAAGCGGCATTTGGCTGCGACGCCGGGGCATTATCGCAGCAGGTAAACCGCGCTGCCCACCAGCAATAAGGCCAGCCCTCGGTTCAACAAGCGCATACGCCGTGGGTTGCCCAGGCATTGGCGAATCACACTGCCAGCCCATGCCCAACTGGCCACCGAGACGAAACAGATCGGCCCATAGATCCAGGTGAACAACCACAACAGTTGTTGGTCGCCCCCTGTGTAGGCGCCGACACCTGCCACCGCCGCCAACCACGCCTTGGGGTTGAGCCACTGCATGGCCGCGCCCTGCCAGGCAGACGGGGCGGGCTGTGCATGATCGCTGCCCAAGCGGCCATCGTCGCGGGCCAGCTTCCACGCCATGTACAGCAAAAACGCGATACCTCCCCCGTGCAGCAGCACCCCCAGCAGTGGCCAGCGCAACAGCAGTTCATGCAGGCCCAGCCCGACCAGTACCAGCAACAGGCAGAAACCCAGCGTGGCCCCGGCCACGTGCGCCAGGCTTGCGCGCAAACCATGCCGGGCACCGCTGCCCAGGGCGACGATGTTGACTGGGCCAGGGGAAATCGAGGCGGCCAGCGCAAAGGCGGCCATGGACAAAGACAGGCTCATGGGTGTAATCCAGGTGGTGGAAGTTGACGCTATTCTTCAGGCGCAGGGCGTCAGCTGTATTGAATGAAAGTCCCCTGTTACAGGTTTTGTAATAGTTTCTCACTGTCAGAAAAACAGGCTGTGATTGTAGGATCTCTTACCCAATTTCTATTCAGGTACCTATGAGCACCTTCGCGGAACCCCCCTGTCCTTGGCCTTCTCGGCCACCTTTTACCTGTCCTTGTGACGCTTCCCTCGTGAGTACCCGCTAATGGAATGGCTAGCCGACCCCACGGCCTGGCTAGGCCTGTTGACGCTTATCGTCCTCGAGCTGGTGCTGGGTATCGACAACCTTGTGTTCATCGCCATCCTGGCCGATAAACTGCCGCCGCATCAGCGTGACCGTGCGCGGATCATCGGTTTGAGCCTGGCGCTGATCATGCGCCTGGGCCTGTTGGCAAGTATCTCGTGGATGGTGACGCTGACCGCGCCGCTGTTCGAGGTATTCGGCAAGAGCTTCTCGGGCCGTGACCTGATCATGCTGTTCGGCGGTGTGTTCCTGCTGTTCAAGGCCACCATGGAGCTGCACGAACGGCTTGAAGGGCATGTCACCCAGGCCAGCGGTGCGGTCCGTCACGCGGCGTTCTGGCCGATCGTCGCGCAGATCGTGGTGCTTGATGCGGTGTTCTCGCTGGACGCTGTGATCACGGCCGTGGGCATGGTCGAGCAGCTGTCGATCATGATGATCGCGGTGATCTTCTCGATCGGCATCATGATTGTCGCCAGCAAGCCGCTGACCCGCTTCGTCAACGCCCACCCGACTGTGATCATGCTGTGCCTGGGCTTCCTGATGATGATCGGTTTCAGCCTGACCGCCGAAGGCCTGGGCTTCCATATCCCGAAAGGCTACCTGTATGCGGCCATCGGCTTCTCGATCCTTATCGAGGTGTTCAACCAGCTGGCCCGTGCGCGCCGCAAGCGCAGCCTGCAGCAGCACAAGCCGCTGCGTGAGCGCACGGCCCATGCGGTATTGCGCCTGCTGGGCGGCCGTCGGGTCGAGGCTGACGAGGTAGGGGAAGAAATCGCCGACCTGGTCGAGGGCGGTGGTGAAGAGGTGCTGTTCGACCGCCGTGAGCGGGTGATGATCAGCGGTGTGCTGAACCTTGCCGAGCGGCCGATCCGCACGGTGATGACCGCGCGCACCGAGGTCGATGTGATTGACTTGGCGCTGCCGGCCGCAGCCATTACCGAAGCCTTGGCCAATTCGCCGTACTCGCGCCTGCCGCTGATCCGCGACGGCCGCATCGATGAACCACTGGGCTTCGTGCACAAGAAGGAGCTGCTCAAGGAATTGCTGTCAGGCAGCCAGCCAGACCTGGAGCGCATGGCCCGGGCGCCGTTGAACCTGCTGGAAAGCTTCAGCATCCTCAACGCCCTTGAGCAGATGCGCGGTCAATCGACCCATATTGCCTTCGTGGTCAACGAATTCGGTGACTTCACCGGCCTGTTGACCATGACCGATATCCTCGAGTCGATCGCCGGTGAGCTGCCGGATGCGAGTGAGGTAGAAGGGCCGGGTATCGTCGAAGAGGGAGATGGCTTTGTCGTCAGCGGTGCCCTTAACCTCAGCCAGGTGCAGGCGCGTACCGGTTTCAGCGCGCGTGCTACCGAGGACTACCAGACCCTCGCGGGCCTGGTGATGAGCTTGCTGGACCGCCTGCCTATGGTGGGGGATCGCCTGGCCTGGAATGGCTGGACGCTGACCGTGGAGGCGGTTGAGGAGCGGCGCGTGCGCCAGGTGCGGCTTATACCGAGCGGCGACGCTGACGCAGCAGGTGCTTGAAGCCTTCGAGCACCAGCACCAGCACTGCGGCCCAGATCGGCAGGTAGGTCAGCCACTGATCCGGGCCAATGCTCTCACCCAGCAGCAGGGCCACGCCCACCAGCAATACCGGCTCGACGTAGCTGAGCAGGCCAAACAGGCTGAACGGCAACAGGCGGCTGGCCAACACGTAGGCGATCAGGGCCGATGCGCTGATCGCCCCCAGTACCGGGATCAAGGCGTAAAGGCCGGGGTGCATCTGCAGGTCCGCAGGTGACAACGGCCCCTGGATCACGAAGTACAGGGCCCACGGCAACAGCAGGCACATGTCGCACCACAAACCGCCCAGGTGGTCGGTGCGGCAGCGTCGGCGCAGCACGAAGTAGATCGGGTAACCGATCATCACCACCAAGGTTTCCCAGGCGAAGCTGCCATGTTGGTACAGCTCGTGCCCGACACCCAGCGCAGCGCAGCACACGGCGATTTTCTGCAAGTGCGACAGGCGCTCGCCGTAGACCAGGCGCCCGGTCAAGACCATGGTCAGTGGCAGCAGGAAGTAGCCCATCGAGACCTCCAGGCTACGCCCGTGCAACGGCGCCCAGAGGAACAGCCACAGTTGCACCCCCATCAGCCAGGACGTACCGACCATCCCCAGCAGCAGCACCGGGGTGCGCCGTACCCGCCCCAGCAGCTCACCGACACGTTGCCAGTCCTTCGAAACCAGCATGAACAGCGTCAGGCAAGGCAGCGTCAGCAGCGTACGCCAGCCAAAGATTTCCTCACCATCGAGCGGCGTGAGCAGGGAGGTATAGAAGTACATCACGGCGAACAAGCACGACGCCATGACTGATGAAAGGATGCCTTTTGACACGAATGCCTCGAATGGGAGAGTTGGGCGGCTGGATCAGCCGCGCATGATCTCAGGGGGCGCGTCCTGCGGCAACCGCGAGACGCCTTGGCGAGCGGCCAGCGCTTCGAGGAACGCCTCAGCCGGCATGGGCTTGGCGAACAGGTAGCCTTGCTGGAAGTCGACGTTATGCCGGGCCAGGTAGTCGCGCTGGGTCTCGGTTTCGACGCCTTCGGCGACGATGCCCAGGCCCAGTTTGCCCGACAGCTCGATAATGGTGTCGAGGATGTGCAACGACAATGCGTCACCCCCAACCATGGCAACGAAGCTTTGGTCGATCTTCAGGTAATCGACCTTGAACTGGCGCAGGTAGTTGAGGCTCGACTGGCCAGTGCCGAAATCGTCCAACGCAATCATCACGCCCATTTCATGCAGCTTCTCGAACAGGTCAAGGGTCACCGGCGTGGCTTCGATCAGCTTGCGCTCGGTCAGTTCCAGGGTCAGCGCCACACGGCCTGGCGGAAAGTGCTGAAGAAAGGTCCGGCAATCGTCGAGCAGGCTCAGGTCGCGGCAATGGTCAGCGGTGATGTTGATGCCAATGTGGAAGCCATCCTCCAGCAGCGCGGCATACGGCGCCAGGCTCTGTGCGGTATGCAGCATCAGCGCGCGGGTCATGGCGACGATCTGGCCGCTGTGCTCGGCGTAGGGGATGAACAGATCGGGGCGCACCAGGCCTTCGCGGGGGTGGTTCCAGCGCATCAGCACTTCGGCACCGGCCCACTGGTAATCCCCCTTGCGTACCACCGGCTGAAAGTACGGCAGAAACTCGTCGGCCTCCAGGGCGCGCTGCAGTTCGACGCGCGGCGAAGTGGCGCGGCGGACTTGCCAGTGGCACACCGCCCCGGCTACCGCGCCGAGTATCAGCAGCAGGCTAAGCAGGGCGGGGTAATGGCTGAGTAGCAGTTGGCCTTGCTTGTCGGCGCCATAGCCGCCGTACACGCTGAACGGGTAGCGGGTTGAGCTCAACGTCACCGCGGCAGTCGCTGCCGTGGGCGGTGAGCCTTCGTGGACAGCACCGTCCTTGCCCATCCAATCCTTACCGACGCGGATCTGCAGCGTTTCGTCCGGGCCGATCAGGCGCAGTGCCGTGAG from Pseudomonas kermanshahensis carries:
- a CDS encoding aldo/keto reductase, coding for MRYVKLAGSKVPAIGQGTWYMGEDPGRRAAEVAALQQGIELGLSLIDTAEMYAEGGAEQVVGHAIAGRRDQVFLVSKVYPHNASQRGVPAACERSLKRLGTDCIDLYLLHWRGQHPLEETVEAFERLREQGKIKRWGVSNFDVDDLRELHNPDCATNQVLYNPVQRGIEFDLLPWSQKRALPTMAYCPLAQAGQLLQHPVLAEIAERHGATPAQVSLAWVTRDEGVIAIPKAVNPEHVRLNAAAGLLTLSSEDLRAIDRAFPVPTRKQRLAMV
- a CDS encoding LysR family transcriptional regulator, whose product is MNVKQLRAFVAVAKYQSFAQAGEHLHVSQPALSLTIKALEENLGGALLSRTTRSVSLTAEGEVLLPLARRLLADWDDTEEMLRQRFTLQLGRVSVAAIPAFAGNLLPHTLKVFRQRYPKVNVTVHDVINEQVQELVRHRRVELGIGFEPDNTDGLDFYPLYMDRFVAVVPADSPLAGLPQVSWAQLLAEDFIALQRPSAVRLLMEQNVAASHGKLAVAFESHQLSTVGRMVASGLGVSAVPALCINQMQELGARCVPLVEPAVERRMGVIALSEHKLSTAAQALLEVLLSHTQIPEVTCDT
- a CDS encoding CoA transferase subunit A → MAGLDKRVATYEEALDGLTDNMTVLAGGFGLCGIPENLINEIKRRGVKGLTVVSNNCGVDGFGLGVLLQDRQIRKMIASYVGENAEFERQLLSGELEVELTPQGTLAEKMRAGGAGIPAFYTATGYGTPVADGKEVREFKGRHYILEESITGDFAIVKGWKADHYGNVVYRNTAQNFNPLAATAGKITVVEVEEIVEPGVLLPSEIHTPGIFVDRVIVGTFEKRIEKRTVKA
- a CDS encoding CoA transferase subunit B encodes the protein MALTREQMAQRVARELKDGYYVNLGIGIPTLVANYVPADMDVMLQSENGLLGMGEFPTESTIDADMINAGKQTVTARRGASIFDSAQSFAMIRGGHVDLTVLGAFEVDVQGNIASWMIPGKLVKGMGGAMDLVAGADNIIVTMTHASKDGESKLLPRCSLPLTGAGCIRKVLTDLAYLEIDNGAFILRETAPGVSVEEIIEKTAGKLIVPDDVKEMTF
- a CDS encoding short-chain fatty acid transporter, with the protein product MSDKTNKRKLIVAAEIQDSRSARFALRCSNWAERWFPDSWVFAALAVVLVCVGALAMGAKPTDTAKAFGDGFWSLIPFTMQMAFVVIGGYVVASSPPAARLIDRLARIPKNGRSAVCWVALISMLASLLNWGLSLVFGGLLVRALARRSDLNMDYRAAGAAAYLGLGAVWALGLSSSAAQLQANPASLPPSILSITGVIPFTETIFLWQSGVLLAALVIVSLVVAYATAPGPSSARTAQQCGVDPSFTAPPPAQRSRPGEWLEYSPILTLLLVALAGGWLYQEFATKPAITAISGLNTYNFLFIMLGALLHWRPRSFLDAVARAVPTTTGVLIQFPLYGSIAAVLTQVKGVDEQTLAHHISTFFVQIASHDTYAVLMGVYSAVLGFFIPSGGGKWIIEAPYVMLVANDLQYHLGWAVQIYNAAEALPNLINPFYMLPLLGVLGLKARDLIGFSFVQLLVHAPLVLVLLWALGTTLQYVPPVMP
- a CDS encoding helix-turn-helix domain-containing protein; this translates as MSIRLKLLRKKLGITLEVLADKTGMTKSYLSKVERGLNTPSIAAALKLARALNVNVEELFAEEHAAQSRYSLVRHAERQALVGDGEGPGYAALTSQVGQRSLLPFLIQPPTEFSDPTFKEHQGEEFLFVHAGQVEVDFMNERVLLEQGDALHFNAQTPHRLRSVGPRPAQLLVVVHDNGE
- a CDS encoding AraC family transcriptional regulator codes for the protein MIEVSRFWRDPALPFVEARRVGDGRQVCYAAHSHESFSIGAITGGRSTYLSADSRIEVSAGTTVLMNPGVVHTCNPIEGEAWSYLMLFVDVAWLQRLGFQLPAQVASTSPALYSALLQVFADLFDENLGDREARLAAFFQRLSSALGGEPGAPKPDHPRLEAAAAFIRAHRTDPLDLEDICQACGLSRAYLIRAFRQRFGLTPHDYLLDQRVQCARAQLRQGSSIADAALAAGFADQAHLQRAFKRHLAATPGHYRSR
- a CDS encoding LysE family translocator, which produces MSLSLSMAAFALAASISPGPVNIVALGSGARHGLRASLAHVAGATLGFCLLLVLVGLGLHELLLRWPLLGVLLHGGGIAFLLYMAWKLARDDGRLGSDHAQPAPSAWQGAAMQWLNPKAWLAAVAGVGAYTGGDQQLLWLFTWIYGPICFVSVASWAWAGSVIRQCLGNPRRMRLLNRGLALLLVGSAVYLLR
- a CDS encoding TerC family protein, whose translation is MEWLADPTAWLGLLTLIVLELVLGIDNLVFIAILADKLPPHQRDRARIIGLSLALIMRLGLLASISWMVTLTAPLFEVFGKSFSGRDLIMLFGGVFLLFKATMELHERLEGHVTQASGAVRHAAFWPIVAQIVVLDAVFSLDAVITAVGMVEQLSIMMIAVIFSIGIMIVASKPLTRFVNAHPTVIMLCLGFLMMIGFSLTAEGLGFHIPKGYLYAAIGFSILIEVFNQLARARRKRSLQQHKPLRERTAHAVLRLLGGRRVEADEVGEEIADLVEGGGEEVLFDRRERVMISGVLNLAERPIRTVMTARTEVDVIDLALPAAAITEALANSPYSRLPLIRDGRIDEPLGFVHKKELLKELLSGSQPDLERMARAPLNLLESFSILNALEQMRGQSTHIAFVVNEFGDFTGLLTMTDILESIAGELPDASEVEGPGIVEEGDGFVVSGALNLSQVQARTGFSARATEDYQTLAGLVMSLLDRLPMVGDRLAWNGWTLTVEAVEERRVRQVRLIPSGDADAAGA
- the rarD gene encoding EamA family transporter RarD; this translates as MSKGILSSVMASCLFAVMYFYTSLLTPLDGEEIFGWRTLLTLPCLTLFMLVSKDWQRVGELLGRVRRTPVLLLGMVGTSWLMGVQLWLFLWAPLHGRSLEVSMGYFLLPLTMVLTGRLVYGERLSHLQKIAVCCAALGVGHELYQHGSFAWETLVVMIGYPIYFVLRRRCRTDHLGGLWCDMCLLLPWALYFVIQGPLSPADLQMHPGLYALIPVLGAISASALIAYVLASRLLPFSLFGLLSYVEPVLLVGVALLLGESIGPDQWLTYLPIWAAVLVLVLEGFKHLLRQRRRSV